agaattgaacccgggtcgctggagctgtgaggctgcggtgctaaccactgcgccactgtgccgctggtgTACAGCGATGTTTGATTTAGTTTTTTGGGGAAGCAGAGAAAGAAAATCAGAAATGGGGAGGACTAGTTCTGTGGACTGTGAAGTAGGAGGAGGAGAGGTACCACTTGTGAAGTTGAGGAGGCAGCAAAATGGAAACAtgaagaggggctgagagagagagcagcaacgTGGCTTCAAGAGCTAGGAAGGGAAGGTGGATTAATAATTGAATTTAGCACTGAAGAGTATCGATACATACTTCAAATAGGTTACAATTTCTGGAATTTTCCAGTGGTTGAGCAAACTTGAATTTAGTGCTGTAGATTAATGGGATCTAGGTTGAGACTGCTCAGGCCAAGTAAAGATGATGTAACCATGAGACCTCCTGTGAAATGTAAAGAATTAATGCCCATCATTTTATATTACATCAAGAAATGTGAAACTTGTGAGAAAAGCAGTGTTTATCCAGGAGGCGTTATCATATCTGAAATCACACACCTAATTGGGAGTCCAAATCAGCCTAGTGAAGAGCACAGGTAAGGGTCTGATTGAATTTTTTtctaaatgtatttttaaaaatttaactcTTTAGAATTTTTGTTATTGGAAGAGCAGCCTCATTCCTGTAGCAGTCACTCACCCTCTTGGTCAGAACTCTCACATAAATAGACCTTCTTGAACTGGCTCCTGGCCATTTGTTCAACTGTTCTTTTGTTGCCTCGCGATAGAAGTTGGCAGCTTGACCTCTTGCCTTCGATCAGCTCAACTTGTTTGAAGGTTGGCCAATAAAGGTTGTCAATTAAACTGGCAACCACCGTCTGGatggtttccccccccccctctacccCACCCCAGAAACTGTGTCCTGTGTCTGCAATGAATAAGACTAGCCTGATGTAATAAGCCTAGGTGGCTTACAGGAAAGCAGCTATATCAATCCGTATGAACACCCAACCTCATGTCCCGGATGAGCTAATGATTCTTGATGTCtcagactggagtcacatacaagTAGCACAACTCCACAAATATGCTCATCTTGCTAGAACTACATGCCCTCTCCCATCCCCATCATCCCCAAGCATCTGACTGCTGTGGGAATTGTAATCCCTGGAGTTAAAGTTAAATTAATAGTgtcatgactgaggcgggaggagtgcactgtttcctctagttccacttcttcacaggtcacaacacatattgaCATTTTTTTCCAGTtactgatgcggtcaatcataggctctatttttatcccaaaataaaatacaccaaccaggtttcttcattttgttgtttattataaaacaagtcttaaccagtaatgaagcaaaacataaacacacagattgaaatataaaagttcccttttcaccttcagCCCCTcatgcacgtgcacacacacacgccggttaaccggaaaaatagagATTTATTCTTTAGAGCtgtattacaaaaaaaaagacagaaagaatactttggctaaatacttgctaattcttgaagaaagaagatgtggaaagatgtcagatgtcctttgttttggttgggCTTCCCAAATATATGTAgatggctgtcattgggatcttcctagaatagttcttgtcaggtgacgttgaagatcagtttgggcaggctttccaggaaaaatgcagatacaggggtttcaggcagttttttACACTTGCTTCTCCACAAGTTGGAAAAAGTGgcaggctttttttttaaaagagctggaacaggctggattggggcttgtccttggcaggttgattctttaactcctttttaAACCATTGTCCAtttcccaactgcctgtccaaagcaaaaccataaacaTCTCAGGACTCAAGCctgcctgacccctataaatcttgacctgtcatttctttgtaaagATCTTTCCCCAAGCCAAAAGaaaaacccctgctgggtatttatctgaaaacaggtgccttccagtaacttgtttacaagctcagtccaaaagaccttctgatgacctcttttttaaaaaaaaacccaaagttccagcatctatggaatcttttttcagttttgaACACATCCTCATAATTTCACAAAAATAAGAAGCATTCATAACAGTAGTATCATTTTGATATAAATCATACCAAGATATCTTTTATAGCAAAATGGTCAGTAACCTTGAAACATAAGAGTTCCTTTGgtgaccttaaatctataccctgcaGTTACTGTCTTTCTGATCAATTAAAATAATTTCATACTTTTTTTTATACTAACTTGTCAAAACCTCTCCATTTTTGGAACCATAATATTGGATCTCTTAACCTCTGCTCTAATGAAAAGAATCCCAGTAATTGCTTCATAACTGCCCCTCATCCTTCGTATCATAAATTAATTAATAACTACTTTTACACATAATATTGACCCCTAAAATTGTTATATTTTGATAACTTTTATCTACGCTTGTCTGTTTCACCTTCTGCAGCTTTGTGACTGGAAAGCCAAGTACTGCTGAAACACTGTTCTGTACAGATACAGACAACCTAGTTGCCACTTCGAGCACTGCATCATCACCACTCACATCGCACAATCTGTATGACGATCTCCTGGATGAAAACTGTCAAATGGCTGCTGAAGAAACTTCTGACCGGTGAGATTCTACTTAAAAGTTAAAGCTAAAAAATTAAGGgatccactctttccccccccccccccccccccccgactctttTTGTGATTGTacatggccttggaaggagtgggcTGCTGGGCAGATTTGATCTTCTACCCTTTGTGAACCTGAACAAAGATCAAGTACTCTATAGGACAGGATTCCTCTCCTGGTACTTGGAGGGATAGAATGTTTGTGGAAGATAACAGATGAGTGTTGAATAGTGGGAATGAAGATGGATGAGTATTCTTGAGTCCCGTGTTCTGAGGGCTTCATGACAGTCACAGATGGAATCCATTTGCTAAGCCAAAAATTGTTTATAGCAGTAGTACATGCTGATTGCCCATGATGAGTTATttgtttatatttctaatatttgcatcCATTATCAGCAGCAAGGACtgtaacaacaacttgaatttaatgtagtaaaatgtcccaagagcaATATCAATTGAAATGTTTTTGACACTAAGCCATAGAAGGaggaaagatgaccaaaagcttgatcaaagatgtaggtttttgggagcatcttaaaaggggaaggagaggtttagggaggcagttCTAGAGTTTAGGGCTAAGGCAGCTGAAAGAATGGCTGCCaagggtggagcaattaaaatcagcgaTGCGCAGGAGGCTGGAATGAAGGACCGTAGAGATCTGGAGGCCTGTAGGGTTGGAGAAGGCTACacagaggggcgaggtcatggggggggggggatttgaagacaaggatgatgaCTTCAAATTTGAGGCATTGTTGGACGGGGAGCCAGtaaaggtcagcaagcacagaggtgatgggtgattgATTGAAATTTGGAGCTAAGGTAACAGAATTTTGAATGAGCACAAGTTTAtataggtggaagatgggaggccgaccaggagagctttggaatagttagaggtagcaaaggcatggatgaggctttcgGCAGCAGGTGAGCTAAGGGAATGTTGGAGCCGAGCAATggtgaaagtaggcagtcttggtgtggCTATATGGTTGAAAACTCAACTCTGGGTCAAATACAAaacctgaggttgtgaacagtcttgcTCAGCTTAAGATAGTTATTGAGGATAGAAATAGTGGACAGGGAACCGAGTTTATGGTGGGGACCAAAGGCAATGGCTTTAGCCTTCACctcagaggtcatgcagcgaggcactatgggtggagctcaggaataggaagggtgcagtcacgatgttgggggtttactacaggcctcccaacagccagcgggaggtagaggagcagatatgtagacagattttggaaagatgtaaaggtaacagggttgtagtggtgggtgattttaacttccccaatattgactgggactcacttagtgctaggggcttggatggggcagaatttgtgaggagcatccaggagggcttcttgaaacagtatgtagatagtccaactaggaatggggccattctggacctggtattggggaatgagcccggccaggtggtcgaagtttcagtgggggagcatttcgggagcagtgaccataattccataagttttaaggtacttgtggataaggataagagtagtcctcgggtgaaggtgctaaattgggggaaggctaattataacaatattaggcaggaactgaagaatttagattgggggagactgtttgagggtaaatcaacatctgacatgtgggagtctttcaaacgtcagctgattagaatccaggaccagcatgttcctgtgaggaagaaagacaagtttggcaagtttcgggaagcttggataacacgggatattgtgagcctcgtcaaaaagaaaaaggaagcatttgtaatgctggaaggctaggaacagatgaagcacttgaggaatataaagacagtaggaaggaacttaagcaaggagttaggagggctaaaaggtgtcatgaaaagtcattggcaaacaggattaaggaaaatcccaaggctttttatacatgtataaagagcaagagggtaaccagggaaagggttggcccactctaggacagagatgggaatctatgcgtggagccagaggaaatgggtgaggtgctaaatgagtactttgcattcgtattcaccaaggagaaggacttggtggatgatgagcctagggaagggagtgcagatagtctcagtcatctcattatcaaaaaggaggaggtgttgggtctcttgcaaagcattaaggtagataagttcccagggcctgatgggatctaccctagaatactgagggaggcaagggaagaaattgctggggccttgacagaaatctttgcatcctcattggctacaggtgaggtcccagaggactggagaatagccaatgttgttactttgtttaagaagggtggtaaggataatccaggaaattataggctggtgagccttacgtcagtggtagggaaactattagagaggattcttcgggacaggatttactcccatttggaaacaaacgaacttattagcgagagacagcatggttttgtgaaggggaggtcgtgtcttactaatttgattgagttttttgaggaagtgacgaagatgattgatgaaggaagggcggtggatgttgtctatatggactttagtaaagcctttgacaaggtcccgcatggcagactggtacaaaaggtgaagtcacacgggatcagaggtgagctggcaagatggatacagaactggctcagtcacagaagacagagggtaacagtggatgggtgtttttctgaatggagggctgtgactagtggtgttccacagggatcagtgctgggacctttgctgtttgtagtatatataaatgatttggaggaaaatgtagctggtctgattagtaagtttgcggtcgacacaaaggttggtggagttgcggataatgatgaggattgtcagaggatacagcaggatatagatcggttggagactttggtggagaaatggcagatggagtttaatccggacaaatgtgaggtaatgcattttgggaggtctaatgcaggtgggaggtatacagtaaatggcagaacccttaggagtattgacaggcagagagatctgggcgtacaggtccacaggtcactgaaagtggcaacgcaggtggataaggtagtcaagaaggcattcggcatgcttgccttcatcggacggggcatagagtataaaaattggcaagtcatgctgcagctgtacagaactttagttaggccacacttagaatattgcgtgcaattctggtcgccacactaccagaaggacgtggaggctttggagagggtacagaagaggtttaccaggatgttgcctggtctggagggcattagctatgaggagaggttggaaaaactctgattgttttcactggaacgacggaggtggaggtgcgacatgatagaggtttacaaagttatgagtggcatggacagagtggatagtcagaagctttttcccagggtggaagagtcagttactaggggacacaggtttaaggtgcaagggggaaagtttagaggggatgtgcgaggcaggttttttacagagggtggtgagtgcctggaacttgctgccaggggaggtggtggaagcagatacgatagcgacatttaagagacatcttgacaaatatatgaataggaagggaatagagggatatgggccacggaagtgcagaaggtgttagtttaggcaggcatcaagatcggcgcaggcttggagggccgaatagcctgttcctgtgctgtactgttctttgttctttgttcccaatatttagttggaggaaatgctCATCCAATattagatgtcagacaagcagtgtgacaaatcagagaaagTTGAGGGGTCCAAGGAGGTGGTGGCGAGTTAGAGCTGAGTGCCATTGGCATACATGCGGAACCTGATATGCTTTCAGATGATATCTCTGAGggatagcatgtagatgagaaaatgAAGGGGGTCATGAATAGGTCCTTGAGGAACTCCAGAGAGAACAGAGTGAGAGTGGGAAGGGAAGTCATGACACCCTTTCCACCCAGGTGAAGGGTAAAGCACATTGTACTTTGCCGTAACGTTTCATAAAGCACACACTACTCTCAATGTGATGTTTTTTCTTTCTTCACATCAGCCATTCTAGTGGCTCTGCTGAGTGAGTTTGGCAGCTTGGGCGGTTTTATTGCTGTGGATATAAAGCCCATAGTGGTTGTGTATGCACAGCAAAAACGCTGCCACAAAATTGGCAGTGTAGTATTGATCAATCCACAAAATTAGCAGCGCACTATTGAGGGATCCACAAAATTGGCAGTGTAGTGCTGGTTAATGGTGTTTACCTTCATGCTGGGACTGGGaataatcatttaaaaaaaaaactcttgcccTAATTCAGTGAATTACTGATCTTTTTCTGGGTGCTGGGGAAGAAGGCTGTAACAAGTCAGATTGAAGAGATAACAGTTCTGTTTATTCTTCTTTCTCTCTGTAGGAGTGAAATAATTGACCATTTGGATATGATTGGCAACAGTTTGGCTCAAATCCATTCCTCACTCAGCAACGCCCGATTAAACACAAATTTGGATTTACTCAAAGATGTAAGTTAAAACGGAAATGTTTTTTCTGCAGATAATGTAATACTAGATCTGAATCTGTCCAGCTAATCATGTGGGGGATGCATTTTCCTCCAATTGCAAGAAAAACTAGCATGAGTATTATGTTGTTTTCCCATGACAGTGCTTCATGAGTCCTCCAGTAGGAGTGAAAAGTTTGTATGGGAGGGAATAGTGTTATTGGTAAGTCTTACAGAGGAAGACGAAGTGTTCTGAATAAGGTTCCTGTGATAGCTCAATTGGTATAGATGGTGAAAAGGCCAGAAGTTTCCAGGTATGATTACTGTCTGCTCAGTTAGATCTCAGTGGAGTCAGCAGTTGGGCACTATAGCTGACATCTGTAACTCTGGGTTCGAAAGGGGAAGCATGCAGCCAGGATTTATGCTGCTGATTACTCTCCATTTGATCCTTGCTGGAAAGTGGATGTGGAGCTTGTTAAGGACCAGGTCAGACTCTGCTGTGATGATCTCCATGGTAGATTATGTTGCTGACACTCAGCTGGGCCTGTTCCTGAAGATTGGCCACATGTGTGAGCTACTTGATGGTGCCTGTGGAACGTTACCATATCAAGAcgctgcaccttcaggagaggggaaaggaaagaaaagagaaattggcaaaaaaaaaaaaccatTTTGATCAATTGCTTGTTACACCAAAATTTCAGGGGTGATTCACTTTCAATAGACATGTTAATGGAATGACAGTCGAGCGGCAAGTGTGCTTTAATGCGGAGAAATATAATGTAATTTGCAAAGAATTAGTAAAAAAATATAAAACaggaataagaacagaaaatgctggaagcattcagcaaatctggcagcatttgtggagagagaaaccaagttaatgtttcaggtcagtgaccttttgtcagaacacaGGCACAGACATGTTGAGCCAACTGGTCTTCATTGCTTTTACATCTACTTTGAAAAGAGAATGTAAATTAGAACCATTAATACCACCTGTGAGTCAAAATGTCATCCGCGTCTGATAATTTGACAGTTCTGCCATCAttcaccaagtcaaaaagaaaattTTGCTGGGGGTGATGTGGGAGTTAAATGTGGAGTATTTAAAACAAAAATAGGGTATTTCTCTTTGACTTGAGTTTTTCCATTCAGGTCACAAGAAAATCTTAAGACTTCAAATTTTCCAATTTGTTGTGTAAAGCAACATTCATAATTGAGAATTTGCAGAATCGGAGGGAAGAATTTGCTATTGCACTTTTTTTGTCCCATGAAATGAAGTAAAATTCATAACCTTCAGATGTCTCAGCAAAATTATCTTGTCATTTTATGCTCACATTTAACAACATCTCAAATAACCTTATCTGGACTAAACAGGTAGAAAGAATATTCAGTTCTAGATATCCTGCGATGTGCACAAGATTGTCACAAAATCGCGTTTGCATAGCACTTGAGTTATGAGGTCTTTCACATTTGAAATGAGCACAGGAGGCATTAGCTGAGTGTGTCTTTAATAAAATTAGATACACCTCTGATTACTTCTTTTTTCCTAGCTCTTCAACCCATCAACTGGAGGATTAGTAACATCATATCCTGAAGTAGGACTGGACACCAACAAGGTACTTAGACTGTGGCAAATGATATTATTAGCAGCTAGTATTCCTGCCAGAGAGATGAGAGATAGCAGATCGTTACATTGTATCAGGGATTGATGCACATGAGCAGGGATATTGGAAAAATGAGTACCATAAtgaccagaaataaaaacagaaaacactggaaatactcagcaggcctggcagcatctgtggagagagaaatagagttaacgtttccggtctatgacctttcatcagaacgctaTGATGAGCAGGTTTGTTTTGTATCACAGAGTACCTCTAAATAGTTCTGTTCCTTGGACATACTCTCACCACTTGTTTTGATTGGCTTTAATTCCTGGCTTGAGAAACACATTGAGGCAAAATTAGACTCAGTTTTGGGCGTAATGAGGCCTTTTAAACTACCCTCAAAATGGTGTCTGTAACACGCGCACATACTTCCGCTGGAAGATGCGTTAGAAGTCATATCTGTAAAGGGGTTTGTGTGCACCTAACAACTGTCGGCTACATGTAGAGCAGGCACATCATGACGCCAGTCtttgtgtaatgctgatttgactccagtgctgcctttttggagctctgCGCTTCAGCTTATGCCCTCTGTTAACCTTGCATACCTGAACACATGTGAAATTGTGGAaccctcttcctaacagcactgggtgtacctaccccacatggactgcagcggttcaagaaggaggctcaccaccagtaaatgctgtcttagccagcgaTGCATCCCCTGAATGATTAAGAAAAAATGGCATGAAGGGGCCCCCTATCCCAACCAGGCTGCAACTTTACACCTTTCTATACTTCTTTAAAGTTTCAGTAATCTACAGGGCGTGGTCAGGATGGTGGCGAAGTACTATTTTGTTTATATAAGTTCACAAAACTTAAACACAAACCAGATACTTCCATATATGGGTGGCCTAGTAGGGCTTCCTTGTGGAATTGAACtagactgggagaatgaacagaggccaggcagagcaggacAAGTTGTTAGAGGGGAGAAGGACTCGCAGCAATACCCCTTTCCATAATGTCCAGCACTATCTCCTCCTGGAGCATTGAAACATGAAGGCATGTCTCTTCCCCCTCCCGTTAATTCCAGTTGTATGCCACTTTCTCCTGCAACAAAAGAGGGAAGTGTGCCAATAAGCGTCAGGAAATACATTTGGATGATGTGGCTGTAATGTTTGAATAGCTGCCAGTGAGATGTGGGTGCGAGACCTGCAGCAATGCTAAGGTGAGGTGAAGCATGTGAGTTGTGATTGATCAattttgttggtaggtgagtgatgggtgtaGTAAATTGAGCAGTAGATGAGGCTGGTGGTGTAGTTGGTACGATATGGCATATGAAGATGCATTCCTGAACTTGACAACTCATgaaatcattaaacttcttcctgcagtgCATTCAAGTCTTTGTGGCTGCACTGCTAGCATTAACCTCCACTGCCATCTCTTGCAACTTCCCTCTGAGCATGTGTTCCGGAGGGCCTTCAGTCCTCCTGAGGAGGATATAGGACATCGCTCCTTTCCACCAAGACTTCCAATGCAGTGCCCAAAAACCTTGGAACTCATGGTCAGCCATTGTTAAATTTTCCATCGCACAATATTCAGAATGATATTCAGACCACCAtctgccacaatgcacctccccctcTCAGTGGTGCAGGCTGTCTTTATGTAATATTAGGTAGTCTCGATATTGGGCTTCCTACTGATGCGTGCAGCCAATCAACAGCGCACCAAGTGCCTGCTGTGCAATCACCGGGCACAGTTAATCGAGCCTCGCAATCTCTGCCTGTTTTTGGTGTTGTCCAATTTAACATCCCTTTTTGAGCAGTTTTATTCCCCAATCTCCTTCCATGTTGCAATCCATCTACTGATACTAGTGGGAGCCATTTGAGTGAAGTGTTCAACTGCTGTTTAATATAGGGTGTGGTGCTTCTTAAAAGCATTTTGTTTGAAAGCAGTAATCCCAGCTTGGAAGAGCAGGTAAATAACTGGACTTAGAAATTTTTGGTCAGGGCATTTTTTTTTCTGAGCTAGGCTGGCAATTGGAGTGCTACAATTGGCCTAAGCATTCCTGGTTTAGGGGTGGAAATGTTGGCCTTTTCTCTCCAAATTGAGATTTCTGTTAATAAGAATTGTGGAATTGATTATTTGCTGCATACCTTGTCTTGTCAGCACAAAAGATTGTGGGTTGTAACTAAGTTACTGAATTTGTTTTTGCCGAAGGTAAATGGACAAAAATGCAGAAATGCAGAAGAAGAACAAGTTTACACTGGATCCCAGAGTGAACAAGGTCAGCTGCTCTTGTTTATTGTGGAGTAAGTCTCTGACTAAATATTCAAATAAAAGAATAAAGGAAAAATCATTTCAGAATTCTAAACAACAGGAGTAAATAGGAAAAGCCTAACTTCGTTAGGTTGGAACATTGGGAAGTGCCTGGGCCTGCTGGCATCAGTTGTTTGTTTTTCAGGAGTTAACTTTATGAATATGTTCTGTATATTTGCTTAATAAGAGAGTACCCACTCACTCATCTGTCTGTTTCTGTGAATTATTCTTTTCCCTTTTGCTTTCTGTTTTCAGGTGAAGTTGAAAGGAGAGATTGCAACAGCCTGCCTCTCTCAAAGGAGGATGAGGAGGGGGCAGATGAGACAGATATGTTGCCAACCTTGTTGGAATTGGCAGAAGAGGCCAATGATACCTATTTTCCCAGTGATATCTCCATTTTTGATAGTGATGCTTTAAACCAAAGATCCAAGCTGATCTGCAGCTAAATGACACCTAACTGTACATTAAGATGGGTGCAATCCATTGAAATGATAGAGCAGAATCGCTTTATAATGGGCAGCAGATATTTAGGCAGTGTATTCCTTCAGTTTGGGCTTAATGAGCTTAGCATTACAATGCTTTCCAGCCCTTAAGTAAGCAGAATTCTTTACAAGCCAATAGCCTGAAAGTGGCCTTGCATTTTCTTTCCTTTTTTGATGTAACATAACATAATTAGAAAATAGACCGGTATGCAACTAAATGGACAGGACTGCATTGGGCTAGCAGACTAGCCTATTTCTGTAACACTTACTTCTCCTTCCCCTGTTCCTCCAACCTGTTATGAAATGCAAGCAAGGACATTGGTAACCTGCAAGTCTGGTTGATTGCACATATCACTTGCAGCTTGGTAATGCAATGTTGATTCAGTGGagaattttcagggatgggaagagGGTATGCACTATATTGGACAGAAAGTTACTTGCTATTAAATTTGGTGTCCTTTCCAGTGAAGCTGCTGGTTTTGAGCAGATGCCAGATTTGCTTTTGTTGCTGTGCACTGTTGTGTGATGTGATATATTAGGTAGCATCTATTGAGTGTGACATAGACTTTATAAAAATTGCAGTTAAATAGTTTGTCAGCATAGGAATCATCGAATATTTGATCTATACACATCTGTATTATCTGCAGTTCTGTTCCTGATCTAATAtttattcagttttttttttaccaaaaaagcttTAATTCATGTTTCTTTTTACCTTTATTTTCTCCATTGCATCATCGTAAGGTGCCTGTGAATATTTGTTTCTATTGGAGGAATATAATCTGCCTTAAACAGGATGAATCCTTTGGAATAGTGAACAAAATAGGAGAACAAAACTCTAAAAAGAGTGCTGGGACTACCCAGCAAGTCCAGCAATATCAGATAGTGTGTAGTCTGACAATGATCTCAGATGCTGACAGATCTGATGGTTATTTCCACATTTTACTTTAGATTCCTAGCATTCATTTTTTTGTTTAAATGCTACCTTTAGAGGTGCAGCTCCATGTGTTTCAAGTAGCTTTGTAATTTGTTCCATTTTTTTGTTATCACAAATCTCAACTACCTTACATTTTTCTGATGTCAATGATTCTGCACCCAAATCATGCTACAGTTCCAGCCTAGAATTTCATTTCTTGTCATCTTGCATTCTAATTTGCACAAGTGCCTAAGGCCAAACTAAACACAGACAAATTCCAAAAacatgagctgccattcttgctgtCTTTTGGTTCTCTATGACTAGGTGCTCAGGCCTCGCAGCATCATTACATAATGTGTCCACAAAAATAAATGCAGCAATATCTTTGTGAAAATCTGGAAacggtggaggtccaaagagacttggggggtgggGCCGAAGTACATAGAttaaaatccctttttattttatttattcatgggatgtgggtgtcgctggctaggccagcatttattgcccatccctaattgcccttgagaaggtggtggtgagctgccttcttgaaccgctgcagtctatgtaggGTAGGaatacccagagtgctgttagggagttccaggtttttgacccagcaacagtgaaggaacggcgattatagttccaagtcaggatggtgtgtggcttggaggggaacttgcaagtggtggtgttcccatgcatcagcagcccttgtccttctaggtgatagaggtcatgggtttggaaggtgctttcgaaggagcttggtgagttgctgcagtgcatcttgtagatggacttgaataggtacagaaaataatcaaaaagactaatcgaatgccagcctttatatctaaAGGAATAGAATTCAAGGGggtaaaagtcatgcttcagctatacaaagccctgattataCCACACCTAGAGCTGGTTACCATAACTTGGGAAGGATATATAGGCAATGGaggaagtgcagtgtagatttaccagaatgcaatctggactctaagggttaaattacgaggagagattacacaaactaggcttgtattccctggaatttagaaggttaagaggtgaatttgagccaagtttt
This Heterodontus francisci isolate sHetFra1 chromosome 15, sHetFra1.hap1, whole genome shotgun sequence DNA region includes the following protein-coding sequences:
- the LOC137377615 gene encoding heat shock factor protein 1-like isoform X2, encoding MKQNCNVPAFLNKLWTLVEDQGTDDLISWSRNGTCFQVSNERQFAKEILPMYFKHNNMASFVRQLNMYGFHKVVHIGVGLPRDLDDIIEFQHPRFRQGEPQLLDHIKRKVSVSRVDDLKLRQQEVLKLLSDIHQMKGNHDLADSTILTIKRENEALWKEISSLKQKQLQQHKVIRKILHFIATMVQSNSVAGIKRKMPLMIGTSGMPHSYSKYSRPITMDTSQDGTAVLGIPKCETCEKSSVYPGGVIISEITHLIGSPNQPSEEHSFVTGKPSTAETLFCTDTDNLVATSSTASSPLTSHNLYDDLLDENCQMAAEETSDRSEIIDHLDMIGNSLAQIHSSLSNARLNTNLDLLKDLFNPSTGGLVTSYPEVGLDTNKVNGQKCRNAEEEQVYTGSQSEQGEVERRDCNSLPLSKEDEEGADETDMLPTLLELAEEANDTYFPSDISIFDSDALNQRSKLICS